A single genomic interval of Hevea brasiliensis isolate MT/VB/25A 57/8 chromosome 4, ASM3005281v1, whole genome shotgun sequence harbors:
- the LOC110667910 gene encoding peptidyl-prolyl cis-trans isomerase CYP37, chloroplastic isoform X1 has protein sequence MRRAKKTLLALTKQTTSNQFQVMALSLYSSIINSQKLSVSVSIVPSIQKHRFLSTHFAFRLNQARAGVTPRPGHLKFHCKSTKNYATDLAYREDIPADLYTSTFEYGMKKLESLIAVILIFMQISSPLPLVCWDFWAISAAEAVLYSPDTKVPRTGELALRRAIPANANMKAIQTSLEDISFLLRIPQRKPYGTMEGNVKKALKIAKDEKDPILASIPADLKEIGSTLYESLIDGKGGLQALIQSIKDQDPDKVSVGLASSLDTVAELELLQAPGLSFLLPEQYLKYPRLTGRGTVEFTIEKGDGSTFSPEAGGEERRTAKIQVVIDGYSAPLTAGNFAKLVVDGAYNGSKLSCTNQAVLTDNGIDKNGGYSVPLEIMPSGQFEPLYRTTLSVQDGELPVLPLSVYGAVAMAHSEVSEEYSAPYQFFFYLYDKRNAGLGGLSFDEGQFSVFGYTTAGRDILSQIKSGDVIQSAKLVEGQDRLVLPNEN, from the exons ATGAGGCGCGCCAAAAAAACCCTTCTGGCTCTCACAAAGCAAACTACCAGCAATCAATTTCAAGTTATGGCTCTCTCTTTATACTCTTCCATAATCAACTCCCAAAAGCTCTCTGTTAGCGTATCCATTGTTCCTTCAATTCAAAAGCACCGTTTCCTCTCTACCCATTTCGCATTTCGACTCAATCAAGCCCGTGCCGGTGTCACACCAAGACCAGGCCACCTGAAGTTTCATTGCAAGTCTACCAAAAATTATGCAACA GATCTGGCCTACAGGGAAGATATTCCTGCTGATTTATACACTTCAACTTTTGAATATGGAATGAAGAAACTTGAGAGTCTGATTGCTGTGATCCTTATCTTTATGCAAATCTCTTCACCGCTACCTTTGGTTTGTTGGGACTTTTGGGCTATTTCTGCAGCAGAAGCAGTGCTTTATTCTCCAGACACCAAGGTCCCAAGAACTGGGGAACTTGCTTTGAGAAGGGCTATCCCTGCAAACGCAAATATGAAGGCTATACAG ACTTCTCTAGAAGATATTTCATTCTTGCTCAGGATTCCACAGAGAAAGCCTTATGGAACCATGGAGGGCAATGTGAAGAAAGCACTAAAG ATAGCCAAAGATGAAAAAGATCCTATTTTAGCAAGTATACCAGCAGATTTGAAGGAAATCGGGTCCACACTGTATGAATCTCTAATTGATGGAAAG GGTGGTTTGCAAGCACTCATTCAATCTATTAAGGATCAGGATCCAGATAAAGTATCTGTTGGCCTTGCATCTTCACTGGATACAGTTGCAGAGCTGGAGTTGTTGCAG GCCCCTGGGCTATCATTTTTGTTGCCTGAGCAATACTTGAAATATCCAAG GCTTACAGGCAGAGGAACTGTTGAATTTACCATCGAGAAAGGTGATGGTTCAACATTTTCCCCAGAAGCTGGTGGTGAAGAAAGAAGGACTGCAAAAATTCAG GTTGTTATAGATGGATATTCAGCACCATTAACTGCTGGGAATTTTGCAAAACTG GTAGTTGATGGGGCATACAATGGGTCTAAGCTCAGCTGCACTAACCAAGCTGTTCTCACTGACAATGGGATTGATAAGAATGGTGGTTACAGTGTTCCCCTGGAAATAATGCCATCAGGGCAGTTTGAGCCCTTGTACCGAACGACATTAAGTGTACAG GATGGGGAGTTGCCAGTGCTTCCATTATCTGTTTACGGAGCAGTTGCAATGGCTCACAGTGAGGTTTCTGAGGAGTACTCAGCACCATATCAATTTTTCTTCTATCTCTATGATAAAAGAAAT GCTGGCTTAGGAGGGTTATCTTTTGATGAAggacaattttcagtttttgg ATACACAACTGCTGGGAGAGACATCCTTTCACAGATAAAAAGTGGGGATGTGATCCAATCTGCAAAGCTAGTGGAAGGTCAAGATCGCCTTGTATTGCCAAATGAGAACTGA
- the LOC110667910 gene encoding peptidyl-prolyl cis-trans isomerase CYP37, chloroplastic isoform X2 gives MQDLAYREDIPADLYTSTFEYGMKKLESLIAVILIFMQISSPLPLVCWDFWAISAAEAVLYSPDTKVPRTGELALRRAIPANANMKAIQTSLEDISFLLRIPQRKPYGTMEGNVKKALKIAKDEKDPILASIPADLKEIGSTLYESLIDGKGGLQALIQSIKDQDPDKVSVGLASSLDTVAELELLQAPGLSFLLPEQYLKYPRLTGRGTVEFTIEKGDGSTFSPEAGGEERRTAKIQVVIDGYSAPLTAGNFAKLVVDGAYNGSKLSCTNQAVLTDNGIDKNGGYSVPLEIMPSGQFEPLYRTTLSVQDGELPVLPLSVYGAVAMAHSEVSEEYSAPYQFFFYLYDKRNAGLGGLSFDEGQFSVFGYTTAGRDILSQIKSGDVIQSAKLVEGQDRLVLPNEN, from the exons ATGCAGGATCTGGCCTACAGGGAAGATATTCCTGCTGATTTATACACTTCAACTTTTGAATATGGAATGAAGAAACTTGAGAGTCTGATTGCTGTGATCCTTATCTTTATGCAAATCTCTTCACCGCTACCTTTGGTTTGTTGGGACTTTTGGGCTATTTCTGCAGCAGAAGCAGTGCTTTATTCTCCAGACACCAAGGTCCCAAGAACTGGGGAACTTGCTTTGAGAAGGGCTATCCCTGCAAACGCAAATATGAAGGCTATACAG ACTTCTCTAGAAGATATTTCATTCTTGCTCAGGATTCCACAGAGAAAGCCTTATGGAACCATGGAGGGCAATGTGAAGAAAGCACTAAAG ATAGCCAAAGATGAAAAAGATCCTATTTTAGCAAGTATACCAGCAGATTTGAAGGAAATCGGGTCCACACTGTATGAATCTCTAATTGATGGAAAG GGTGGTTTGCAAGCACTCATTCAATCTATTAAGGATCAGGATCCAGATAAAGTATCTGTTGGCCTTGCATCTTCACTGGATACAGTTGCAGAGCTGGAGTTGTTGCAG GCCCCTGGGCTATCATTTTTGTTGCCTGAGCAATACTTGAAATATCCAAG GCTTACAGGCAGAGGAACTGTTGAATTTACCATCGAGAAAGGTGATGGTTCAACATTTTCCCCAGAAGCTGGTGGTGAAGAAAGAAGGACTGCAAAAATTCAG GTTGTTATAGATGGATATTCAGCACCATTAACTGCTGGGAATTTTGCAAAACTG GTAGTTGATGGGGCATACAATGGGTCTAAGCTCAGCTGCACTAACCAAGCTGTTCTCACTGACAATGGGATTGATAAGAATGGTGGTTACAGTGTTCCCCTGGAAATAATGCCATCAGGGCAGTTTGAGCCCTTGTACCGAACGACATTAAGTGTACAG GATGGGGAGTTGCCAGTGCTTCCATTATCTGTTTACGGAGCAGTTGCAATGGCTCACAGTGAGGTTTCTGAGGAGTACTCAGCACCATATCAATTTTTCTTCTATCTCTATGATAAAAGAAAT GCTGGCTTAGGAGGGTTATCTTTTGATGAAggacaattttcagtttttgg ATACACAACTGCTGGGAGAGACATCCTTTCACAGATAAAAAGTGGGGATGTGATCCAATCTGCAAAGCTAGTGGAAGGTCAAGATCGCCTTGTATTGCCAAATGAGAACTGA